In Burkholderia pseudomultivorans, the DNA window TTCCTCTATCGTCACTACTGGCAGGATCGCGGCCGCTTCCCCGCGCAGATGCAGCGCGACATGGAACTGGAGGTGCCGAAGCGCAGCATGTGGCTCAATCTCGCGCCGTATGCGGCGCTCGTCGGCGCGGCGCTGACGATCGGGTTGTCGTATTACTTTGCGTGGGTGAAGTAGGCGCTTTACGCGTGCGCGATTCGCGCGCCGGTCCCGGAAACCGCACACGGGGCTGTCGCGCGATCGCGGTGCGCGAGGTAGGCGCGCTGGCCTGAACCGTTCTTCTCTGCGGCCGCGTTCTGCGGCATTCTCTTTTTCACCCTTCCCCCTCTGTCCCTCCTCCCGCCTTTTGCCGGTCGAGACTGGTCGATGTGCCGGCTGCTTCGTAAGAATGTAAAGGAAGCGCCGGCGCAATGCGGCGTCGGGCCGACGGCCGCGTCGGCCGGTTTGCGGGCAAGGTCATCCGCTTCGGCTACACTTCCACTCCGCAACGATTTCCCCTAAAGTTAGCGTGCCTCGGGCCTACGGCCCGCCGGGCAGAACCTGAGACGGAAAGGAAGAACAATGAGTTTTGCTCCGAATGGCGGCCTGCCGGGCGGTCTCGGCGGCAGCCCCTTGGGCTCGTTGAGTGCGCTCGGCGGCCTGGCCGGCCCTGTCGCATCCACGATCGCGGGCAATGTCGGGCCGCTGGCCGGCGTGGCCGGCCACATCGACACCGTGCAGCGCGCGCTGCAACTCGCGCAAACGGGCTTTTCCCTGATGCAGAAGACGCCAGGCGCGATCGCCGACGCATTGAACGATGCGGCTGGCGGCGTCGCGCGCCTGACCCAGCTCAACCGCTATGTGACGATCGATACGCCGCTTGGGCCCGACGTGCTGCTAGTCAGCGCGGCGATCGTCGACGAGTACGTGAACCGGCTGCCGGAGATCCACCTGGATCTGCTGTCGCACCGGAACAACCTGACGCCCGAGCATCTGATCGGTCAACCGGTCCGGATCAAGTTCGACCAGGAGTCGACGCTGCTGTCGCTCGCGCGCGCGACTGCTTCAGGCGACGGAGACACGACGCGCCACTTCGACGGATATGTGTCGTCGTTCGATCGGCTCGGCAATCCCGGCAAGGTCACGCAGTACCAGATGACCGTCGTGCCGTGGTTCTGGTTCCTGACGCGCTCGACCGACTGCCGGATCTTCCAGAACAAGACCGCGCAGGACATCCTGCGCGAGATTTTCCAGGAGCACGGCTTTCCGGATTTCGCGTTCGACATTCGCAGCACGCAGAAGCCGCTCGAGTACGTGGTGATGTACCAGGAGTCGTACTTCAATTTCTGCGCCCGCCTGATGGAGCAGGAAGGGCTGGTCTGGACGCATCGCTACGAGAAGGACAAGCATATCCTCGTCATTGCGGACAGCAACCTCGTATTCCGTCCGATCGACGGCCTCGCGACGGTGCCGTTCTCCCATACCGAATCGAGCGAGCTCAACGGCATCGACCGGCTCGACGAGGGGCGGCGTTTCGGCGTCGGCAAGATCACCTACCAGGATTTCAATCATCATCAGCCATCGTCGCCGCTGATGCTGGTGGAGGCCGGTTCGCAGAATCTCGATCATGCGCGGCTCGCGTCCACCGAACGGTTCGAGCACCAGTCGCTCTACGATCACGGCGACGACGGCAATCGCTACGCACGCTATGCGATGGAGGCGGAGGAGGCCATCGCGCATCGCTTCCTCGGCAGCGGCTACGCGTGGCAGATGACCACCGCGGGCCAGGTCAAGGTCGTCGATCATCCGGTGCAGTCGAACAACCAGGATTACGCGATCCTGCATGTGCGCCACGAGGCGGTGAACGACTATACGCAGAACGCCGCGCAACTGCCGTACCGCAACAGCTTCGTGCTGCTGCCGATGAAGATTCCGTTCAGGGCGCCGCGCATGACGCCGAAACCGGTGATTCACGGCACGCAGTCCGCAATCGTCGTCGGTCCGAAGGGCGAGGAGATTCATACCAACGGCAGCTGTGTCAAGGTGCACTTCCTGTGGGATCGGCGCGGCAAGCGCGATGGTTCGGATTCCATGTGGATTCGCGTGTCGCAGCCGTGGGCGGGCGACGGCTGGGGCGCAGCCGCGATTCCGCGGATCGGGCAGGAAGTGATCGTCGCGTTCAATCAGGGCGATCCGGACAATCCGGTGATCGTCGGCCGCATGTTCAACGGCGAGCAGGGCAATCCGTACCATGGTGCGGCCGGGCAGACCATGGGGATCAAGAGCCAGACGCACAAGGGCGAAGGCTCGAACGAACTGTTGATGAGCGACGTCGCCGGTGCGCAGATGCTGTACATGCACGCGCAGAAGGACATGAACGTCATCGTCGAGGATGCGCAGCTCACCGCGGTGCTCAAGGGCGACCGGACCGTTCAGGTCGCGAAGGGCAACCAGGCGACGACGGTGTCGGTCGGCAATCTGTCGGACGTGGTGTCGCAAGGCAATACGCTGCAGCAGACGCCGCTCGGCGTTCACACGATCGAGGCGAAGGAACTGTGGATCAAGATCGGCGGCGCAGGCGGGACGCGGATCCACATGACGGCCGACGGGATCGACATATACAAGGGCGCGTCGGTGATCCACCTCGACGACGCGAACATCAGCATCCAGGCGTCGCGCACCGACATCAATCCCAAGAACGGCTGATCTTCAACAGGACAACAACACATGTACCAGATGCATGAGGGCACGCTGGCGCTGCCGGTCGAGTGGCAGGACAAGACGATGAACGTGTTCGTGTCGGCGGCGACCGGCACCGAGGGCGTGAGCCTGGTGATTACGCGCGAGCGGCTGCCATGGGGAATGAAGTTCGCCGAATACGTGGCGAACGAGACGCGCAAGGTCGCGAAGAAGGTGCCCGACTACGCGGAAGTATCGAGCGCGGGCACGACCGTGTCGGGCCGCGATGCGCACGTCCACGAGTTCACGTGGACCAATAATGGCGCGTCGATTCATCAGCAATTGACGATGGTCGAATACGGGCAGGTCGTGATGATGCTGACCTTCACGGCGCCGGGCGCGTTGAGCGATACGCAGCGCGAGCAGGTCAACGCGGTGATCCAGAGCCTGCAACTGCGCGTGCCGGACTGACGGGGCGGGCCATGTCGGATACGCTTGTTTACGACGAGCCGGGCGGACGCGCCGCCGAGCGTATGGAGCGCCTCCGCCATCTCGAGGATGGCGAGGCGGCCAAGGCCGCCGAGCAGCCGTTCTACGAGAACGTCAACCATGTGATGCTTGGCGGCGATATCGGCTGGGCGACTGCCAGCGTCCTCGACGCGGGGATCACCGCGGGCGCATCGGGATCGGCGATTGCCGGCGCGCTGGCGGTCGAGCTCGCACCGGTTGCGGTCGCGATCGGCGGCGCGTGGGCGCTGGACAAGCTCGGCGTCACCGACGCGATGTCGCGCGGCTTCGTGTGGGTGGGCGACGAGCTCGGTCTGACGATCGGCCACGGCGATCCGCATCCCGCTTGCGTCGGCGATGCGGTCGCGCACTCGATGGGCGCGTGGGGCCTTTTCGGCGGCATGCTGGTCGGCGTCGCGGTCGGTGCGATCGTGGCGGCGGCGGTGGTCGCAACGGTCGCGACCGGCGGGCTGGCGGGCGCGTTGATCGTCGGCGCGTGCATGGCGGGCGGCCTCAGCCTCGGCAGCGCGCTGGCCTCCGCGAGTCAGCAGATGGGCAGCGACTGCGGACAGATCGTGACCGGCTCGCACGACGTGTACTTCGAGGGGCGGCAGGTTGCGCGCGTCACCGATCTCGTCAAGTGCGACCAGCACTCGGACGTGCCACAACCTCTCGTCGAAGGCAGCCGGACCGTATTCGTGAACGACCTGCCGCTCGTGCGGATCGGCCATGAAACGCACTGCAGCGCGAAGGTCAACGCAGGGCGCAAGAGCATCTGGATCGACAAGACGACCGCCCAGTACGGTCCGAAAAATCCCGAGCTGACCGCCGCCGAGGAGTTCTGGGCGAGCCTGCTGGGCGCGTTCGCGGGCGGGGCGGTCGGGCGGACCATCGGCAAGGGATTCAAGCCGAAATCGACCGAATCGGCCGAGCAGCGCGGCATCAAGGACGAGCAGAGCAAGTGTGTGGACGACCCGGTCGACGTCGTGACTGGCGAAGTGCTGGAGGTGCGCGTCGATCTGGCGATTCCCGGGGTGCTGCCGCTCGAACTCAGGCGGCGCTACCGGACCCGCTCGGACGATCGCGGAATGCTGGGCCGCCGCTGGTCGGACAACTGGTCGCAGCACCTGACCGTCGAGGCCGGCCGGCTGGTGTATTTCCACGACGGCGCAGGCCTGGTGACCGGCTTCGATGCGCCGCCGGGACTGCCGCTCGACGGCATCAACCTGCGCGAACCGCGCTATCGGCTGGTCGGCAGCCGGCTCGAGCCGCGCATCCTCGATCGCGACACGCGGCAACTGCGGATTTTCTCGCCGCTGGTCGAAGGCCAATCGTCCCGCCTCGAGCGGATCGAGGATCTCGACGGCAATGCCATCGTCTTCTCCTACGACGCGGCCGGGCGCGTGAGCGACCTGGCCCACAGCGACGGCTACCGGCTGGAAGTCGTGTATCACGGCCGGGATGTCCAGCCCGGGCGGATCGTGCTTCACGATCCGGACGATGGCGTTCGCACGCTCGTCGACTACGGTTACCAGGACGGCATGCTTGCCCGCGTGGCGAGCTTTCAGTTCGGCCGGTTCCATTACGCGTACGACGAGCACGGCTGGATGACCCAGTGGCGCGATACCGACCAGACCGACGTGCGCTATCGGTACGACACGGCCGGGCGCGTCGTCGAGACCGGCACCCGGCAGGGCTACCACACGGGGCGGTTCGTCTACGAGACCGGCCGCACGCGCGTGATCGACGCCGACGGCGAGTGGATCTACGACTACAACGGCGAAGGTCTCGTGACGGCCGAAACCGATCCGCTCGGCCATTGCACGCGCTCCGAATGGGAGCTCGGCCGCCTGATGGCGCGGATCGATCCGCTCGGGCGCCGGACCGACTACCGCTACGACGATGTCGGCCAGCTGGTTTCGATTACCGAAAGTTCGGGCCGGAGGATCGACCTCGAATACGAAGAGCAGCGCTTGACGTCGGTCGGTTTGCCGAACGGCGGCCGGATCCGGCTCGAATACGATCACGCGCAGCGGGTGATTGCGCGAACCGAGCCGGATGGCGCGAGGACGACGTATCGCTACGGTTCCCGCGGCGAACTGCTGCGCGTGGTTCATGGCGATCGCGAGACGCGGCTGGACTACGACCGGCGACTGCGGCTGACGGACATCGCATTGCCCGGCGGTGCGCGCCTGAGGCGCAGGACTGACGTGCTCGGCCGGGTGCTGGAGGAAACCTCGCCCGACGGGCATACGAGGCGCTTCGACTATACCGACGGCCCGGACAATCCACGCGGCCGGCTGCGGACGGTCACGCGCGCGGACGGCTCGGTGTCGCGGGCGCAATACAACAGCGAGGGCCTGCTGGTCGGCCTGACCGATCCGCTCGGGCACACGGTCCGGCGTGCCTATGGCCCGTTCGATTTGCTGTTGGCGTCGATCGATGCGGCCGGCCAGGAAACGCGGTTCGAGTACGATCACGCGACGCGGCTGACGAAGGTCGTCAACGCGCTGGGCGAGGTCTATACGTATCGCTACGACGCGGCCGGGCGTCTCGCTGACGAAATCGACTGGGGCGGCCGCGTGACCGCGTACCAGCGCGACGCCGCCGGCCGCCTGCTCGCCAGGACGCTGCCCGACGGTGGCCAGTGGCGCTATGCGTACGATGCGCAGGACCGGCTGATCGAGGTAGACGCCGGTGACGTGAAGCTCGTCTATCGCTACGACCGATCGGGCCGGCTGGCGTCCGCGGAGGTGCACGGCGACGACGGGCACGCGCATGTGACGCGCTTCGCTTACGACCGAAACGGGCGTCTGATCGGCGAGGATCAGCATGGCGAATTGCTGCGGCACGTCTACGACGCCGACGGGCTGCGTCGTCTGCGGATGACGCCGCACCGCGAGACGGCCTACGCGTACGACGCCTTGGGCGCGCTGACGCAGGTCGGCAGGTTGACGATCCATCGCGACGGTCTCGGGCGCGAGACGGGCCGGCAGGCGGGCGAATTCGCCACGCACCGGCAATACGATGCGCTCGGTCGCATCCGCCGGCAGATCGCCGGCCCGGCGGCGGCGATCGAGGTCCTGCAGGCCGACCCCGCACGTGCGCTGGAGCAGCTGACGCGGCAGGTCTATCACTACGACGCGGCCGGGCAACTGGAGCGCGTCGACACCGACGCCGATACGCTCACCTACCGACGTGACGTGCGCGGCCAGGTCGTGCAGGCGGACAGTCTGCTGCAGCCGGCCGAGCACTACCGCTACGACGCGGCGATGAACGTCGCCGCGCACGGGCGGCAGGCGCCGGTCGACGTTCACCACTACGGCCGAGGCGGCCTGCCGGAACGGATCGGTCATGCGCGCTATCGATACGACGCGCGCGGCCGCACGATCGAAAAGACGGTCGAGCAGCCCGGGTTCCGGCCGAAGACGTGGCAATACACGTGGGACGGTCTCAACCGGCTCGTCAAGGTCGTGACGCCCGAGCGCGGTGTCTGGCTGTATCGCTACGACGCATTCAACCGCCGGGTCGGGAAGCAGCAGGTCGGCAGCGGCGAAACCGTCCGGTTTCTGTGGGATGGCTCGACCGTGGCGGAGCGCTGGGTCGAACAACGGGACGGCACGACCGGACAGGTGGTGACCTGGCATATCGAGCCGGGCAGTTTCTCGCCGCTCGCGCAGGAGACGGACGACGGGGTGTATCCGGTTTTGACCGATCAGGTGGGCTTGCCGACCGCGGTATTCGACGAACGCGGCCAGTCCGTCTGGAAGGCGTCGTACGCGTTGTGGGGAAAACTGCTGCCGGCCAGGCGGGCCGCGAACGATGCACGCGGCGCGTCGATCGATACGGCGCTGCGCTTTCCCGGCCAGTGGGCCGATGACGAGAGCGGGCTGCATTACAACCTGAACCGGTACTACGATCCGGATTCGGGGCAGTATCTGTCCATCGACCCGATAGGACTGGCTGGCGGCATCCGCACTCACGGCTACGTCGCCAATCCCACCCAGTGGATCGACCCGCTCGGCCTTGCCGGATGCGAGTTCCGCGAATTCCTGAAGGACAAGTGGGGCAGCAAGGACGTCGCGGACGCGCTGGAGGCGAAACGCGGCAATCCGGTACTCGACAAATTGCTGACCGACAACGAGTACCTTGCGATACGCGGCTATACGTCCAACCTGTATGAGGAAATCAACCCGGCGCTGCGCGCCGGTAATCCGGGCGAATGGGGGCGGTTGACCACGGAGGCGTCGAACGGGCTGACCAAGCTCGCGGACAACGGCTACGCGCATGTGGGCGACGTCGTGCGAAACCTGCGCCTTACCAATGAACAGGTCGAACAGTTGTTCCCGGTCGGCGGCGTTTTCCAGGACAAGGCATTCCTGTCGACGACTTCCGACCTGGATGGCGTATTCCCGGGCAAGGTGACGATGAACATCTCGTCACGCAGCGGCGTATCGGTCAGCTCGCTTTCCGAATATCCTCGGGAAGCGGAGGTATTGTTCAAGCCTGATACCCCGTTCAAGGTTCTCGACCGTACGCACGATGCCGCGAACGGGTCCTGGAATATCACATTGGAAGAGCTGTGATGAGTGACAAGAGTGCAGCGCTGTCGGCAGAGCAGCGTGCGGCCGTCGAGCGCGCGGCCGCACGTGCGGCGCGACGTAGCCAGTATCCCGAGGATATGGGTTTTCAGCCCTATTCCGGGCGATTTACCAACGCGGACGTGACGCTGAAGACGCCGTGGCTGAGCGAGTATTTCAAGTTCAGGAACCGGCATCCGCACGCCGATCGCGATACGCTGCGGGCCGTTCAGCAGCAGCTCGGCGCCGATTGCTCGGACATCGTCGACCGGTTCCGCGGCGCAATGCTGGGACTGGCAATTGGCGATGCGCTGGGCACCACGCTCGAGTTTTCGCCGCGGGACAGCGCCACGGTTACCGATATCGTCGGCGGCGGCCCCTTTCACCTGAGGCCCGGCGACTGGACCGACGATACGAGCATGGCGTGCTGTCTCGCGTACAGTCTTCTGCATTCGCATCGATTCGATCCCGACCATGTGATGCTGGCCTTTTCCTACTGGTATCGATTCGGTGCATACAGCCCGACTGGAGAGTGCTTCGATATCGGCGGCACCACGCGGGCCGCGCTCGATCGTTTCCTGAAAACGGGAAATGCGTTCGCCGGAGATACCGATCCGCATTCGGCGGGGAATGGATCGCTGATGCGGCTGGCTCCGGTCGTGCTGTTCTATGCGCACGATTTCGACAAGGCCGTGCATTTCGCGGCCGAAAGCTCGAGGCTCACACATGGCGCGAAGGAGGCCGTCGATGCCTGCCGTTTTTTTGCCGCGCTGCTGTGGGGCGCGTTCGCCGGGTTTTCAAAAGAAGACATGCTCGGCGACCGATTCTCGCCGCTGCCTGGGTATTGGGATGAAAATCCGCTCGCGCCGGCGGTCGAGCGAATCGCACGCGGCTCGTACAAGAAAAAATCCCGCAGCGAGATATCGTCGTCGGGCTACGTGATCGATACGCTCGAAGCGGCATTGTGGGCGTTCTATCACCATGACGACTTCGAGTCGGGAATGCTCGCGGCGGTCAATCTCGCGGGGGACGCCGATACCATCGGCGCCGTGTTTGGGCAGGTGGCCGGCGCGAGCTACGGGGAGACGCGGATTCCCGTCAGGTGGATCGTCAATACGCACGCGGCGCACGGGTTTTATCACTTTGCCGAGGATTTGCTCGCCGCATCGCGAGCCGATCGATCCGCGGATTGAAAGCGCGCGAACCGCGTTGAGCGGCAGCCACGCGCTGCAGCGCTGAGTCGGGAAACCGCGCGGATGGAATGGCGGATGCGCGCGTGATCGAGATCGATCCGGAGATTTCCAGGCCGGATTTTTTGAGTTCTTGTCCGGCCTGGACGCAGCACGCACGACCCGCGCATCGTGCGCGTCCGCGCCGGCCGTGACCGCAACGACGACCGCGCGCGCCTTACGAAAACACCACCGTCCGATCCCCGTTCAAAAACACCCTTCGCTCGATAAACGCCTTCACCGCGCGCGCGAGCGTGATGCACTCGACATCGCGCCCGACCGCCAGCAACTGCTCCGGACGCAACGCGTGATCGACGCGCTCGACGACCTGCTCGATGATCGGGCCTTCGTCGAGATCGTCGGTGACGAAGTGCGCGGTCGCGCCGATCAGCTTCACGCCGCGCGCATGTGCCTGGTGATACGGCTTCGCGCCCTTGAAACCCGGCAGGAACGAATGATGGATGTTGATCGCGCGGTTCGCGAGCTTCGCGCTCGTTTCCTGCGACAGCACCTGCATGTAGCGCGCGAGGATCACGAGTTCGGCGCCGCTCGTCTCGAAGAAGTCGAGCCACTGCGCTTCCTGTTGCGCCTTGGTCTCGGGCGTGATCGGGAAATGCCGGAACGGCAGCCCGTGTTGCGCGGCGAGCGGCTCGAAGTCGGGATGGTTCGACACGATGCCGACGATGTCCATCTTCAGCTCGCCCATCCGCCAGCGGAACAGCAGATCCGCGAGGCAGTGCTCGAGCTTCGACACCATGATCAGCACCTTCGGCCGCGCGTTGACGTCGTGTATCGCCCATTGAATGTCGCCGCCTGGCCCGGCGAGGCTCGCCGCGATCGGCGCGAACTCGTGGCGCAGCGCGTCGATCTGCAGCGTTTCATCCGTCGGATGAAATACGCAGCGCACGAAGAAGCGGTTGCTGAGATCGTCGTCGAACACGTTCAGCGCATCGACATAGCAGCGATGGCGGTCGAGAAAGCCGACGACGGCGGCGACCTGACCGGCCGCGCTCGGGCACGACAGCGTCAGGACGAATTGATCGGGGCGTGGGTCGGCGCTCATGAGACTCCTCGGATGTCAGGGGGCGCGAAGCCGCGCGGCGGCGGCCGGAAACGGCGCGCCGCATGGCTTGCGGGAGGCTCAAGTAAATCAGGACGATTTGGCAGCGGATAGAACCAACCCGCCGTGTGGCTGGTATCGGCGCGCCAGCGCGCCGGAAACGGCCGGCCGCGCTACGCGCCCGCGCACGCGTCGAGCAGCCAGCGGCGGAACACGTGCGTGGCGTCCGGCTCGGGCCGCTGCGGCGGCCGCACCAGGAAATAGCCGCGCGACGTGACGACGGGCGCGTCGACGAGCTTCACGAGCTGCCCGGTGGCGACGAGTTCGTCGACGAGCGGCGCCCAGCCGAGCGCGACGCCTTCGCCGAGCAGCGCCGCATGGATCACCAGCGCGTAGCTGTTGAAGGTCACGCCGCGCGCGGCGGCCGGCGCATCGAGGCCGTGCGCGTCGAACCAGCCGGCCCACGACAGCCAGCGCTCGGGGCGCGTCGGCTGCACGTGCAGCAGCGGCAGGGCGAGCAGGTCGTCGGCGCGCGCGACGTGCGGATGCGCGTCGCGGAACGCCGGCGAGCATACCGGCGTGACGGCTTCCGGAAACAGCCGTGCTGCGGTGCACGACGGCCAGTGGCCGTCGCCGAACAGGATCGCGATGTCCGCATGGTCGCGCTGCGCGTCGTAATCCTGCGACGTGACCACGCGCACGTCGACGCCCGGCATTACATGCTTCAGCCCCGCCAGACGCGGCATCAGCCAGTAGGTCGCGAAGCCGAAATCGGTGACGATCGTCAGCGATCCGTGCTGGCGCCGCGCCCGCAGCGTCGCGGTGGCGCCGCGCAGCGTGTCGAGGCTCAGCCGCACGGCTTCGTACAGGCATTCGCCGTCGTGCGTCAGCGTGACGCCGCGCGGGCTGCGCTCGAACAGCGGCACGCCCAGCTCCGCTTCGAGCTGGAACACCTGCTGGCTGACGGCCGGCTGCGTCGAGCCGAGCTCGCGCGCGGCGGCCGTGAAGCTCGCGAGCCGCGCAGCCGACTCGAACGCGCGCAGCGCCTGCATCGACGGTAACGCTTCGGATTTCGACATAAGTCTCTCTAATGGCCCCATAAGGGCCGGACGCCTTCCCGCGCGAATTCGGGCGGGCGATAGTGCATCGGACGGCGCCAAGCTGCGCCGCGCAAGGCTTTCCGCGATTCTAGCCAGTCGCGGCACGGTCGCGCGGCACTTTCTTCGCGTGGCGTCCGTCATGCCGGACGCACTGTCGTGCAAACGGCGCGTCGCTCCATTCGAACACCGATTTCTCCACGAACGCCGATGACGAACCCGACACCCAACATTCTGATCCTGATGGCCGACCAGTTGACGCCATTCGCGCTGCCGGCGTACGGCAACCACGTCGCCCGCACGCCGACGCTCGACCGGCTCGCCTCGCAAGGCGTGGTGTTCGACGCGGCGTATTGCGCGAGCCCGCTGTGCGCGCCGTCGCGCTTCTCGCTGCTGACCGGCAAGCTGCCGTCGGGAATCGGCGCCTACGATAACGCGGCCGAATTGCCGGCGCAAACGCTGACGTTCGCCCACTACCTGCGCGCGGCCGGCTACCGGACGATGCTGTCCGGCAAGATGCACTTCTGCGGCCCCGACCAGCTGCACGGTTTCGAGGAGCGGCTGACCACCGACATCTACCCGGCCGACTTCGGCTGGGTGCCGGACTGGGATCGCCCGACCGAGCGGCCGAGCTGGTATCACAACATGAGCTCGGTGCTCGACGCCGGCCCGTGCGTGCGCACTAACCAGCTGGACTTCGACGACGAAGTCACCTTTGCCGCGAAGCAGAAACTCTACGACGTCGCGCGCGAGCGCGCGGCGGGCCACGACGCGCGGCCGTTCTGCATGGTCGTGTCGCTGACCCATCCGCACGATCCGTATGCGATCACGCGCGAATACTGGGATCTGTACAGCGACGACGAGATCGACATGCCGGCCGTGCGGCTCGACGCGGCCGACAGCGATCCGCATTCGCAGCGGTTGCGATTCGTCTGCGAAAACGACCGTACGCCGCCGACCGATGCGCAGATCCGCGCCGCGCGCCGCGCGTATTACGGCGCGACGTCGTACGTCGACACGCAGTTCGGCAGCGTGCTGACCGCGCTCGAGCAATGCGGGTTCGCCGACGACACGATCGTGATCGTCACGTCCGACCACGGCGACATGCTCGGCGAGCGCGGGCTCTGGTACAAGATGACGTTCTTCGAGGGCGGCTGCCGCGTGCCGCTGATCGTCCATGCGCCGGGCCGTTTTGACGCCGCGCGCGTGCGCGGGCCGGTGTCGCACGTCGACCTGCTGCCGACGCTGGTCGAACTCGCCGGCGCCGCGCCCGACGGCGGCTGGCCCGACCCGGTGGACGGCGGCAGCCTCGTGCCGCACCTGCGCGGCGCGCCCTCGCACGACGTCGCGCTCGGCGAATACCTGGCGGAAGGCGCGGTCGCGCCGGTCGTGATGATCCGCCGCGGCGACTGGAAGTACGTGCATTGCCCGGCCGATCCCGACCAGCTCTACAACCTGGCCGACGATCCGCGCGAGCGTACGAACCTCGCCGGCCTGCCGGCGGCGGCCGACATGCTCGCGGCGTTCCGCGAAGAGGCCGCGCGGCGCTGGAACCTGCCCGAGCTGGACCGGCAGGTGCGCGCGAGCCAGCGCCGGCGGCGTTTCCATTACGCGGCCACGACGCAGGGCCGCATCCAGGCGTGGGACTGGCAGCCGTTCACCGACGCGAGCCAGCGCTACATGCGCAATCACATCGAGCTCGATACGCTCGAAGCGATGGCGCGCTTTCCGCGCGTCGGGCGCTGAGCGTCCCACATCGCGATCATGAATGAACGACGGAGGAAGCGGACGATGAAACGGCAATGCAATGCAGCAACCCGGATCGGCGCGGCGCTTGCCGCGGCCGCCTGCATGACGGCAACGACAGCGGCACACGCGGCCGAGCCGCAGACCTGCCGCGACGTGCGGATGGCCGCGCCCGGCTGGACCGACATCGACGCGACGAATGCGATGGCGGGCGTCGTGCTGAAGGCGCTCGGCTATCGGCAGGACATCGCGAACCTGTCGGTGCCGATCACGTACCAGGGGCTGAAGAAAGGGCAGGTCGACGTGTTCCTCGGCAACTGGATGCCGGCGCAGGGGCCGCTCGTGAAGCCGTTCGTCGACGAGAAGTCGATCGACGTGCTGCACGCGAACCTGAGCGGCGCGAAGTTCACGCTGGCCGTGCCCGACTACGTGGCGGCCGCCGGCGTGCATTCCTTCGCCGATCTCGCGCGCTACGCGGACCGCTTCGGCGGCAAGATCTACGGGATCGAGCCCGGCGCGCCGGCGAACCAGAACATCAAGCGGATGCTGTCCGACCACGCGCTCGGCACGGCGAACTGGTCGCTCGTCGAATCGAGCGAGACCGGCATGCTCACGCAGGTCGAGCGCGCGGTGCGCGACAAGCGCTGGATCGTGTTCCTCGCGTGGGAGCCGCACCTGATGAACACCAAGTTCCACCTGACCTACCTGTCGGGCGGCGACGCGTATTTCGGGCCGAACTACGGCGGCGCGACGGTCAACACGGTGACGCGTGCCGGATTTGCCGACCAGTGCACGAACCTCGCGCGGCTGTTCCGGCAGATGACGTTCTCGGTCGACGTCGAGAACCGGATGATCGCCGACATGCTCGACAACAAGACCTCCCCCGCGCTGGCCGCGCAGCATGCGCTGAAGGCCGATCCCGCGCTCGTCGCGGGCTGGCTGGACGGCGTGACGACGAGCGCCGGCGCGCCCGGCCTGCCCGCCGTGCGGGCCGCGCTCGACGGCCACTGACGGGCGCCGGCGGTTC includes these proteins:
- a CDS encoding type VI secretion system Vgr family protein; translated protein: MSFAPNGGLPGGLGGSPLGSLSALGGLAGPVASTIAGNVGPLAGVAGHIDTVQRALQLAQTGFSLMQKTPGAIADALNDAAGGVARLTQLNRYVTIDTPLGPDVLLVSAAIVDEYVNRLPEIHLDLLSHRNNLTPEHLIGQPVRIKFDQESTLLSLARATASGDGDTTRHFDGYVSSFDRLGNPGKVTQYQMTVVPWFWFLTRSTDCRIFQNKTAQDILREIFQEHGFPDFAFDIRSTQKPLEYVVMYQESYFNFCARLMEQEGLVWTHRYEKDKHILVIADSNLVFRPIDGLATVPFSHTESSELNGIDRLDEGRRFGVGKITYQDFNHHQPSSPLMLVEAGSQNLDHARLASTERFEHQSLYDHGDDGNRYARYAMEAEEAIAHRFLGSGYAWQMTTAGQVKVVDHPVQSNNQDYAILHVRHEAVNDYTQNAAQLPYRNSFVLLPMKIPFRAPRMTPKPVIHGTQSAIVVGPKGEEIHTNGSCVKVHFLWDRRGKRDGSDSMWIRVSQPWAGDGWGAAAIPRIGQEVIVAFNQGDPDNPVIVGRMFNGEQGNPYHGAAGQTMGIKSQTHKGEGSNELLMSDVAGAQMLYMHAQKDMNVIVEDAQLTAVLKGDRTVQVAKGNQATTVSVGNLSDVVSQGNTLQQTPLGVHTIEAKELWIKIGGAGGTRIHMTADGIDIYKGASVIHLDDANISIQASRTDINPKNG
- a CDS encoding DcrB-related protein, coding for MYQMHEGTLALPVEWQDKTMNVFVSAATGTEGVSLVITRERLPWGMKFAEYVANETRKVAKKVPDYAEVSSAGTTVSGRDAHVHEFTWTNNGASIHQQLTMVEYGQVVMMLTFTAPGALSDTQREQVNAVIQSLQLRVPD